TCCCGGGCGCTGCTCGCGCTGCCGCTGGACGGCTCGCCGCACACCGTGCGGCTCTCGACGCTCCAGGACTACCGGATGCGCGCGGTCAGCGGGGCCGACGGCGACGTCCTGATCACCGGCCTGCCGCTGTCCCAGGTCTCCGGGCCGGTGCGGGAGCTGGCCGTGGCCGAGATCGCGCTGTTCGCCGGGGCCGTGGCGGCCGCCGCGCTGGGCGGTGCGGCGTGGGTCCGGCTGGCGCTGCGGCCGCTGGAGCGGGTGGCCAGCACCGCCGAGCGGGTCAGCACCCTGTCGCTGGCCAGCGGCGAGGTGGCGCTGGACGTGCGGGTCCCGGACGCGGACCGGCATGACGAGGTGGGCCGGGTCGGCGCGTCCCTGAACCGCATGCTGGGCCACGTCGAGGACGCCCTGGCCCGGCGCCGGTCCGTCGAGCTCCGGCTGCGCGACTTCGCCGCCGACGCCGGGCACGAGCTGCGCACCCCGCTGGCCTCCGTCCGCGGCCACGCCGAGCTGGTGCTGCGGCGCGGCGGCGAGCTGCCGGACGACGCCCGGCACGCGCTGACCCGGATCGAGGCCGAGTCCCGCCGCATGGGCACCATCGTCGACGACCTGCTCCTGCTGGCGCGCCTGGACGCGGGCCGGCCGCTGGAGTCCAAAGAGGTCGACCTGACGCTGCTGGTGCTGAACGCGGTGGACGACGCGCGCGCCGCCGACACCGACAGCGACGCGGCGTCGGCCGACGGCCTGGCGCCGACCCGCCACGAATGGCGCCTGGACCTGCCCACCGACCCGGTGACCGTGCTCGGCGACCCGCACCGGCTGGCCCAGGCGGTGGCGAACTTCGTGGCCAACGCCCGCGTGCACACCCCGCCCGGGACGCTCGTCACGGTCGGCATCACGGTGCACGCCGGCCGGGTCCGGCTCGCGGTCGAGGACACCGGCCCTGGACTGGCCCCGGACTTCGCGGACCGGGTGTTCGACCGCTTCACCCGCGGCGATCCGGCCCGGGCCCGGAGCTCCGGCAGCACGGGCCTGGGGCTGGCCATCACCCGCGCGGTCGCCGAGGCGCACGGCGGGCGGGTCGAGGTGCGGTCGCGGCCGGGGCGCACGGTGTTCGAACTCGTGCTGCCGGTACGGCCGGCGCAGGGCTAGAGTCGGCGCCATGACCGTCGACCAGATCGCCGATGTCAACGGCCTGAGTCTGCACTACCGGGAGACCGGCCCGGCCGACGGGACGCCACTGATCGCGGTGCACGGACACCCGGGCACGGCCCACGTCTGGGACGCCACCGCGGCCGCCCTCGAAGGCTTCCGCGTCCTCGCGCCGACCCTGCGCGGCTATGGCGACAGCGGCCGTCCGGGTGAATACGGGTTCGCATTGTGGCGGGACGACGTCTTCGGGTTCGCCGACGCGCTCGGGCTGGACGAGTTCGTGCTGCTCGGCCACAGCATGGGCGGCACGGTGTGCGCGCTTGCGGCCTCCCGGCACCCCGAACGGCTCAAAGCCCTGATCCTGGAGGACACGGTCCCGC
The Catenulispora sp. GP43 genome window above contains:
- a CDS encoding alpha/beta fold hydrolase, which produces MTVDQIADVNGLSLHYRETGPADGTPLIAVHGHPGTAHVWDATAAALEGFRVLAPTLRGYGDSGRPGEYGFALWRDDVFGFADALGLDEFVLLGHSMGGTVCALAASRHPERLKALILEDTVPPKDGMDLPAPKHIQEEPPYDWDVLPAVFDAIRSPDPAWWPDLARITAPTLVVAGGPTSHVPQDLLAEAAALIPGALLVTLEGAGHTPHRDTPERFLAEVRSFLAGLAITPR
- a CDS encoding sensor histidine kinase, encoding MSRLRPRTLRGQLTLGLVVLLAAIFAGIGFGTTALVRGFLVTRLDQQLTAAGPRYAQSLEHELAAADTRGQAQRTFGARADNGVVTQVGVVDGTSSTGDNTGQVRLSAADSRALLALPLDGSPHTVRLSTLQDYRMRAVSGADGDVLITGLPLSQVSGPVRELAVAEIALFAGAVAAAALGGAAWVRLALRPLERVASTAERVSTLSLASGEVALDVRVPDADRHDEVGRVGASLNRMLGHVEDALARRRSVELRLRDFAADAGHELRTPLASVRGHAELVLRRGGELPDDARHALTRIEAESRRMGTIVDDLLLLARLDAGRPLESKEVDLTLLVLNAVDDARAADTDSDAASADGLAPTRHEWRLDLPTDPVTVLGDPHRLAQAVANFVANARVHTPPGTLVTVGITVHAGRVRLAVEDTGPGLAPDFADRVFDRFTRGDPARARSSGSTGLGLAITRAVAEAHGGRVEVRSRPGRTVFELVLPVRPAQG